The window CTCGGCCAGGGTGCCGTCGGTGTTGACGATCAACAAATCGAAGGGCGGCGAAGACTGGAACGGGCCAACCAGAAGGCCGTCGCTGCAATGATCCTTGCTCCCCGCTGGTTGCGTGCCGGGAGCCCAGGAACAACACGCCTCGATGGCCGCCAACGCCCACTCTTCGCGGGTTTGCGCGGCGTAGCCGGCCTGATCGGGTACAGCGATACCCTGTTGGCGCAACGCCTCGGGCGCCACGACCCTATAAATGTTGCCTCGTGCATCGTAGAGCCGCTTCATGGCGCCCTCCCTGTGGAATGATCGGTCTGGCTCAACATATCGCGAAACACGGTCGGGCTGTGCAAGGATGTCAGCCTGTCGGAACGCAAAACCCTGCGGACGCTGATCGAACCCTCACCGCGAGATCAATGTCCCTTGGAGACGCGACGTTTTTTGCCAAGGATTGATATGACCACCCTCAACACCCGGACCTCATTCGTACCCGGACGCCTGGAACAGATGTCCACGCGCCTCGCCTTTTTCATCGCCGGGTTCGGCATCGCCGCGTGGGCGCCGCTGGTGCCGTATGCCAAGGCGCGTGCCGGGCTGGACGAAGGCACGTTGGGCTTGTTGCTGCTGTGCCTGGGCGTGGGCTCGATACTGGCGATGCCTTTAGCCGGCATCCTTGCCACACGCTTCGGTTGCCGCAAGGTGGCGACCGGCGGGACCTTGCTGATCTGTGCAGCGCTGCCGTTGCTGGCGACGGTGTCGTCGATTCCGGCCTTGATCGGCGCCTTGTTCATGTTCGGCGCGGGCCTGGGCACCGTGGACTCGACGGTGAACCTGCAAGCGGTGATCGTCGAGCGCGCCAGCGGCAAAAACATGATGTCGGGATTCCACGGGTTGTTCAGCCTGGGCGGGATCGTCGGCGCAGCGGGCGTCAGTGCCCTGCTCGGCCTTGGGCTTTCGCCGCTGGGCGCGATGCTGGTGGTGATTGCCTTGTTGCTGGTCACACTGTTGAAAGCCGTGCCGCACATGCTGCCGTATGGAAGCGAGAGTTCCGGGCCGGCGTTCGCCGTTCCCCATGGCATCGTGCTGTTTATCGGCGGGATGTGCTTCATCGTGTTCCTCGCCGAAGGTGCAGCGCTGGACTGGAGCGCGGTGTTTTTGGCGCAGGAGCGCGGGATCGACACGGCTTATGCCGGATTGGGTTACGCAGCGTTTGCGCTGACCATGACGGTGGGTCGCTTGACCGGTGATTCGATCGTGCGACGGCTTGGCGCGACGCGGGTGATTGTGTTCGGTGGGCTGACGGCGGCGGCTGGATTGGCTCTGGCCACATTCGCCCCGAGCTGGGAAGCGGCGCTGGTGGGATATGCGTTGTTGGGTGCCGGTTGTTCGAACATTGTGCCGGTGCTGTACACCGCGGTGGGCAAGCAGACGGTCATGCCGGAAAGCATCGCCGTGCCGGCCATTACCACTTTGGGTTATGCGGGAATACTTGCGGGGCCTGCGGTAATCGGATTCGTCGCCCACGCCGCCAGTTTGAGTTTTGCCTTTGGCCTGATGGCGCTGTTGCTGGTTGCAGTGGCGATTGGCGGGAAGGTGTTGAAAGTTTAAGAGCATCGCTAGCAGGCTAGCTCCCACAGGTCCTCGGTCGTACACATTTATTGTGTTCACCGAAAATCCTGTGGGAGCTAGCCTGCTAGCGATGAGGTCAACTCGGTCGGTCTATCAGAACCCGACGCTGGCCTGCACGAAGAACGTGCGCGGTGCGCCGACGTACATGCCCGAGTTGTTGTCGCTGGAGCGGGTGAAGTACTGCTTGTCGAAGATGTTTTTCACCCCGGCGCCGACTTTCAGGTTCGACACCTGCGGACCGAAGTCATAGCCGCTGCGCACGTTCCAGGTGACATAACCCGGAATGTCGCCGTACTGGCCATCGGCGGTGCCTTCGGTGATGTAGTTGTTGGTGAAGCTGCCGTCGGCGTTTACCGCGACGCCTGGCGAGCGCTGCTTGGACTGGGCAAATGCGTCGATGTTGTAAGTCCAGCGGTTGATGTCATAACGCAGGCCGGCAGTTGCCACCTGACGCGAGTAGAACGGCAGGTCACGGCCCTTGAAGTCCGGAATTTCCCCTTCATACACGGCACGGGTGTAAGTGAAACCGGCGTTGGCGGTCAGGCCATCCAGGCGAGGGTCCAGTGCGGCCATGTTGTAGTGGACCGACGCTTCAATCCCGCGGTGCGTGGTCGCGCCAAGGTTGGTCCAGCCTGCGTCGTTGCTGATGTACTGCAACTCTTTGTCGAAGTCGATGTAGAACAGCGTCACTTCACCGCCCCACACATCATCGTTGTAGCGCGTTCCGACCTCGTAGGTCTTGGCTTTTTCCGGCTCCAGACCGTTGGCCGGTTCGTCACCGGAGCCACCTTGGCCGAGCTGGAAATATTGCAGGCTGCCGAACGACGTCTCGTAGTTGGCGAACAGTTTCCAGGCATCGGAGATGTGATACATCACGCTCAGGGCCGGCAGCGGCTCGTTGCTTTCGATGCTGCGGTTCTTCTCCGGCACAGGCTTGCCCGCGGTGTCGAGCACCGGGCGGTCGTGCCAGTCGGTGCTGATGTGTTCAAAACGGATGCCCGGCGTCACGGTCCAGTTGCCGACATCGATTTTGTTGTCGACATACACCGAGTTCGCTTCAGTGCCACCGGTACGGTCCTGATAGATGTGTCCATCGGAACCCGGACGTACCACCGGTTCGTTGCTGCTGTTCAGCGCCAGGCGGCTGGCCGATTCGTGCATGCCTTCCTTCAGGTAGCGATAACCGACGCTGACTTCCTGGGTGGTCGGGCCGACGTCGAACACATGGGACACCCGTGGCTCGATACCGAAGGTGTAGTAGGTACGCGGGAACGAGCCGATAGTCTTCTGGTCCCGGGCGGCGATATTGCTGCCACGGAAGCTGTCGGAATAGTAGGTCAGCACTTCAGCCTGGGTACGGTCGTCGATCTGCCGTGCCCACTTGAACGACACGTCCTTGCGGCGGCCGCTGAAGTTGTCGTTGTTGCGATCGGACTGGAACGGGTCGGCGTCGTACTGCTTCTGCGTCAGGCCACCGGGCATGTCGGCGCTGGCGTCGTAGTAGTGGAAGTTGAGGCTGAAATCGTCGTAGTCGGTCGGAGCCCAATGCGTCTTGAGGATCACGTCGTCGATGTCGTTGCCGTTGTTGCGCTCGCGGTAACCGTTGCCGTTCACGCCGGAGTACAGCAGCGCCACGCCGAGCCCGTTGTCGGCGGTGCCACCGACGAATGCCGTGTCGATGTGCTTCCAGCCGCCGTGCTGGGAGGTTTCCAGGGTGCTGCCGATTTCAGCGGAAGCCTTTTCCGGAATCGCACGGGTCACGAAGTTGATCACGCCGCCCACGTTCTGTGGTCCGTAGCGAACCGAACCGGCGCCGCGCACCACGTCGATGCTGTCGAGGTTGCCAGAGGATATCGGTGCCATCGACAGCTGAGGCTGGCCGTAAGGGGCGAATGCGGCAGGTACACCGTCGATCAACACGGTGGAGCGTGGCGACAGACGCGAAGTCAGACCGCGCACCCCGACATTGAGGGAAATGTCGCTGCCGCCGGTGCCGTTGGCGTCCTGCACTTGCACGCCGGGTACACGCTTGAGCACGTCGCCAACGTTCATCGCGCCCTGCTCGACCATGGCTTCACGGCGAATCACGGTACGCGCGCCGGGGTGGTTCTGCACCACGGCGGCATCGGCGTCACCGAGCCAGTCGCCGACCACCTTGATGTCGGTCGCGCTCAGTTCCAACGGGCCGTTCGACGCCGAACTCGGCGCCGGCATCAAGGTCACCGAACCTTCATCGATCTGGTACTGCAGGCCGCTGCCTTGCAGCAACTGACGCAACGCTTCTTCCGGCGAAATATTGCCGTCCACCGCCGGGGCCTGCTTGCCGGCAACCAGTTCCGGGCTGAAAAAAACCTGCAACGAAGTCTGCTGGCCCAACTGAGTCAAGGCCTGGCCCAAGGGTTGCGCCTGGATGTGGATGGCGTCTGCGGCGAATGCCTGAGGCATCGCGACGTTGACCGCCAGCGCGAGCGCCAGCGGCAACCAAGGGAAGGTTTTGTTTTTAGCGGTGGATTTATTCACGTCGAACGTATTCCTGTGGATCGCAAGAGTGTGCGCTTGTTAATGCAAACCAGTTGCAGTTGAACAGGAAGACGATGAACTCGAAAAAAACCTGAATTTATTTTGAAATTATTTCCTGACTGCCGTCATCGAGGGTGCGCACGGCCACCGGAAGGATGCTCGGCAAGGCCTTGAGCAACGCATCGGTGTTGTCGGATTTGAACACGCTGGTCAGGCGCAGATTGCCCACCGCCGCGTTGCCGACCTTGAGTGGCTTGTCCCGATAACGCGAAACCTGCTCGGCGACATCGCTCAGGCTGGCGTTGTTGAACACCAGTTTGCCGCTGCGCCAGGCCGTCAGTTCAGCCGGATTGACCGGGTAGGCAGGCACGACCTTGCCCCCGGCATCGACATGAGTGCCCATGCCGGCGGTGAGGCTGACAAAATCGTTATCGGCCGCCGAGCGACCTTGAACCTTGACCGTGCCCTGCTCCACCACGACCCGGGTGTCGGTGCTGCCGTGGCGCACATCGAACCGGGTGCCGGTGACTGTGACCTTGCCGCTGCCGGACTCGACCACGAACGGTCGGCTGGTGTCGTGCTGGACGCTGAACATCGCCTCGCCTTCGGTCAGCTCGACGCCGCGCCGATTCTTTTCAAAGCGCACCTGAATCCGGCTGCGGCTGTCGAGGTCGACCACCGAACCATCCGGCAATGCCACGTGGCGACGCTCGCCCAGGGCTGTGGAAAACTCCGCCGTGTAAGGTGACGGTTGATTCAAGCCGCTGAACAGACCCAAACCGAGCGCCACTGCCACCACACTGGCGGCCACTGCATAACGCAGGATCGGGCGACGTTTGCTGCGGGCCGGCGCTTCTTCACACAGCGCGCGCAGACGCGCCGACGGCACCAGGTCGGCGGCTTTCCACAGGCCCTGGAGCAATTCGAATTCGTTTCGGTGTTGAGGGTGTTCGTCCAGCCAGGTTTCGAACTGGCGATGCGCGTCGACATCGACCGCGGGTTCCTGCAAACGCACAAACCACCGCGCCGCTTCATCGCGAACTGTTGTTTGCCCGCACGCACAATCACGAGTATCCATCATGGAAGTTCCTGTTTGGCTGGGGATGAGAATTCGCGGCCGCTCATGGGTAAAGTCCTTCAAGGCGGTCGCGCAGATGCCGCAGCGTGCGGATCATATACTTTTCCACCATGTTCTTGGACAGTCCAAGGCGTTCGGCGATTTCCGCCTGGGTCAAACCCTCGATTTTCTGCCAGACAAACACCTTGCGGCAGTTGACCGGCAGCTCGGTGAGCGCCCGTTCGATGGAATCAGCCAACTGGATTGCGTGCATGTAATGCTCCGGGTCGCCGTTGGGCGACTCACTGACATCAATCGCCTCTGACTCCATGGCGCCCCGCCGGTCCTCGCGCCGATAACCATCCACCGCGATATTGCGTGCGGTCTGGTGCAGATATGCCCGAGGTTGCTGCACCGCCGCCGAATCGGACTCAAGCACCCGCACAAAGGTATCGTGGGCCAGATCCTCAGCCTGCGAGCGATTTCTCAGGCGACGGGTCCAGGTGCCAACCAACTCTTCGTAATGCTCGAAAAAGCCGTGTCTGCGGGGCAGCTTGGGGGTCATTTCGGTGTGCTGTGGAGACGGGGGCGTGAATAGTAATGCTTCCTATTAACTCGAAGCAATGCTTTCGGTCCCGTCACAAAGCGCTTTGAGCGCTTGCCAATCCCCCGCCGGTCGGGAAAGCTAATGACGGCACAGATCCAAAGGATTCTGGCAGCAATTCCAATGCAGCTCCGCACCGGCTGTAGCAAAGTGCTGGCATTGTCTGACCCGGTTTTTCCGAAGGAACCCAGAAATGTTCACGTCACTTGCGTCGCGTCACAGTAAACCGCTCGCCCGGCTCGCCCTGGCCATCTCCCTGAGCGCCCTCGGCCTGCCTTTCTGGGCGAGCACTGCCCAGGCCCACGGCGGGCACGCCGAGATGGTGCCGCTGCAAGCGGGCCTTGAGGAGTTTGGCGCAACGGTCAAGTGGGACGACTACGCCAACCTGTTCACCATCGCCAAGGACGGGGTCTACCTCAAGGTCAAACCGAACAGCAAAGTGGCGATGCTCAACGGCAAACGCATGGAGTTGACGGTGCCTGTGGTGTTCAAGGACAAGACCGCCTACATGTCCAAGGACTTCATCAACCAGGTGTTCCAGTCCGGGCTGGACACGACTTTTGTCGTGGAAACCCGCCCCAACCCGCTCAACCCATTGAGCGCCGACGAAATCACCGCCGCGGTGGACATCGTCAAAAAATCGGAAAACTACAAACCCGGCTTCCGCTTCACCGAAGTCTCGGTCAAGGAACCGCCGAAGGACCAGGTGTGGAACTTCGTCTACACCGGGCAAAACGTCACCCAACCGCGCCAGGCGAACATTGTGGTGCTGGACGGCAAGCATGTGATCGAGGCGCTGGTCGATCTCGACAGCAAGCAACTCAAGTCCTGGAACCCGGTGCAAGGCGCCCATGGCATGGTGCTGCTGGATGACTTCGCGACCGTGCAAACCGCCGTCGAAACCAGCCCCGAATACGCGCAAGCCCTGGCCAAGCGCGGCATCACCGATGTAAAAAAGGTCGTGGCCACGCCGCTGACTGTCGGCTATTTCGACGGCAAGGACGGACTGGCACAGGACAAACGCCTGCTGAAAATCGTCAGCTACCTGAATGTCGATGACGGCAACTATTGGGCGCACCCGATCGAAGGCCTGGTGGCGATTGTCGATCTGGAGCAGAAGAAGCTGATCAAGATCGAAGACGAAGCGCTGATCCCGGTGCCGATGAAACCGACGCCGTATGACGGTCGCGGGCGCAAGGGCGTGGCGGTCAAACCGCTGGAAATCATCGAGCCGGAAGGCAAGAACTACACCATCACCGGCAACAGCATTCACTGGCAGAACTGGGACTTCCACGTTCGCCTCGATTCGCGGGTCGGCCCGATCCTGTCCACCGTCACCTACGACGACAAGGGCAAGAAACGCAAAATCATGTACGAAGGCTCGCTGGGCGGGATGATCGTGCCTTACGGCGATCCGGACGTCGGCTGGTACTTCAAGGCTTACCTCGACTCCGGCGACTACGGCATGGGCACGCTGACTTCGCCGATCGCCCGTGGCAAAGACGCCCCGGAAAACGCCGTACTGCTGGACGCGACCATCGCCGACTACACCGGCGCGCCGACCGCAATTCCACGTGCGATGGCGGTGTTCGAGCGCTACGCCGGGCCGGAATACAAACACCAGGAAATGGGCCAGCCCAACCTCAGCACCGAGCGCCGTGAACTGGTGGTGCGCTGGATCAGCACCGTCGGCAACTACGACTACATTTTCGACTGGGTCTTCCAGCAGAACGGCACCATCGGCATCGACGCCGGCGCCACCGGCATCGAAGCGGTCAAGGGCGTGAAGTCCAAGACCATGCACGAGGACACCGCCAAGGAAGACACGCGCTACGGTACCCTGCTCGATCACAACATCGTCGGCACCACGCACCAGCACATCTATAACTTCCGCCTCGACATGGACGTGGACGGCGAACAGAACTCACTGGTGGAAGTGAACCCGGTGGTGCTGCCGAACGACCGTGGCGGCCCGCGCACCAGCACCATGCAGACCGAAACCAAAG of the Pseudomonas sp. MAG733B genome contains:
- a CDS encoding sigma-70 family RNA polymerase sigma factor, giving the protein MTPKLPRRHGFFEHYEELVGTWTRRLRNRSQAEDLAHDTFVRVLESDSAAVQQPRAYLHQTARNIAVDGYRREDRRGAMESEAIDVSESPNGDPEHYMHAIQLADSIERALTELPVNCRKVFVWQKIEGLTQAEIAERLGLSKNMVEKYMIRTLRHLRDRLEGLYP
- the tynA gene encoding primary-amine oxidase, which codes for MFTSLASRHSKPLARLALAISLSALGLPFWASTAQAHGGHAEMVPLQAGLEEFGATVKWDDYANLFTIAKDGVYLKVKPNSKVAMLNGKRMELTVPVVFKDKTAYMSKDFINQVFQSGLDTTFVVETRPNPLNPLSADEITAAVDIVKKSENYKPGFRFTEVSVKEPPKDQVWNFVYTGQNVTQPRQANIVVLDGKHVIEALVDLDSKQLKSWNPVQGAHGMVLLDDFATVQTAVETSPEYAQALAKRGITDVKKVVATPLTVGYFDGKDGLAQDKRLLKIVSYLNVDDGNYWAHPIEGLVAIVDLEQKKLIKIEDEALIPVPMKPTPYDGRGRKGVAVKPLEIIEPEGKNYTITGNSIHWQNWDFHVRLDSRVGPILSTVTYDDKGKKRKIMYEGSLGGMIVPYGDPDVGWYFKAYLDSGDYGMGTLTSPIARGKDAPENAVLLDATIADYTGAPTAIPRAMAVFERYAGPEYKHQEMGQPNLSTERRELVVRWISTVGNYDYIFDWVFQQNGTIGIDAGATGIEAVKGVKSKTMHEDTAKEDTRYGTLLDHNIVGTTHQHIYNFRLDMDVDGEQNSLVEVNPVVLPNDRGGPRTSTMQTETKVVSTEQQAAQKFDPSTVRLLTNFSKENKVGNPVSYQLIPYAGGTHPVAKGANFGKDEWLYHRLSFMDKQLWVTQYNPEEKYPEGKYPNRSDKDSGLGQFTQDNQSIENTDDVVWLTTGTTHIARAEEWPIMPTEWVHVLLKPWNFFDETPTLNLNSPK
- a CDS encoding MFS transporter, which codes for MTTLNTRTSFVPGRLEQMSTRLAFFIAGFGIAAWAPLVPYAKARAGLDEGTLGLLLLCLGVGSILAMPLAGILATRFGCRKVATGGTLLICAALPLLATVSSIPALIGALFMFGAGLGTVDSTVNLQAVIVERASGKNMMSGFHGLFSLGGIVGAAGVSALLGLGLSPLGAMLVVIALLLVTLLKAVPHMLPYGSESSGPAFAVPHGIVLFIGGMCFIVFLAEGAALDWSAVFLAQERGIDTAYAGLGYAAFALTMTVGRLTGDSIVRRLGATRVIVFGGLTAAAGLALATFAPSWEAALVGYALLGAGCSNIVPVLYTAVGKQTVMPESIAVPAITTLGYAGILAGPAVIGFVAHAASLSFAFGLMALLLVAVAIGGKVLKV
- a CDS encoding FecR family protein — its product is MMDTRDCACGQTTVRDEAARWFVRLQEPAVDVDAHRQFETWLDEHPQHRNEFELLQGLWKAADLVPSARLRALCEEAPARSKRRPILRYAVAASVVAVALGLGLFSGLNQPSPYTAEFSTALGERRHVALPDGSVVDLDSRSRIQVRFEKNRRGVELTEGEAMFSVQHDTSRPFVVESGSGKVTVTGTRFDVRHGSTDTRVVVEQGTVKVQGRSAADNDFVSLTAGMGTHVDAGGKVVPAYPVNPAELTAWRSGKLVFNNASLSDVAEQVSRYRDKPLKVGNAAVGNLRLTSVFKSDNTDALLKALPSILPVAVRTLDDGSQEIISK
- a CDS encoding TonB-dependent siderophore receptor; amino-acid sequence: MNKSTAKNKTFPWLPLALALAVNVAMPQAFAADAIHIQAQPLGQALTQLGQQTSLQVFFSPELVAGKQAPAVDGNISPEEALRQLLQGSGLQYQIDEGSVTLMPAPSSASNGPLELSATDIKVVGDWLGDADAAVVQNHPGARTVIRREAMVEQGAMNVGDVLKRVPGVQVQDANGTGGSDISLNVGVRGLTSRLSPRSTVLIDGVPAAFAPYGQPQLSMAPISSGNLDSIDVVRGAGSVRYGPQNVGGVINFVTRAIPEKASAEIGSTLETSQHGGWKHIDTAFVGGTADNGLGVALLYSGVNGNGYRERNNGNDIDDVILKTHWAPTDYDDFSLNFHYYDASADMPGGLTQKQYDADPFQSDRNNDNFSGRRKDVSFKWARQIDDRTQAEVLTYYSDSFRGSNIAARDQKTIGSFPRTYYTFGIEPRVSHVFDVGPTTQEVSVGYRYLKEGMHESASRLALNSSNEPVVRPGSDGHIYQDRTGGTEANSVYVDNKIDVGNWTVTPGIRFEHISTDWHDRPVLDTAGKPVPEKNRSIESNEPLPALSVMYHISDAWKLFANYETSFGSLQYFQLGQGGSGDEPANGLEPEKAKTYEVGTRYNDDVWGGEVTLFYIDFDKELQYISNDAGWTNLGATTHRGIEASVHYNMAALDPRLDGLTANAGFTYTRAVYEGEIPDFKGRDLPFYSRQVATAGLRYDINRWTYNIDAFAQSKQRSPGVAVNADGSFTNNYITEGTADGQYGDIPGYVTWNVRSGYDFGPQVSNLKVGAGVKNIFDKQYFTRSSDNNSGMYVGAPRTFFVQASVGF